GCGGCCAGCGCCGGTAGAACCGTCGGCTTCAGCACCGGCAAGGCAACGAGTTGGCTCTCGGTCTGGCCGGGCGACTTGTAGCGCAGCTTGATCCAGGCGAGTTCCTCCGCCTTGTCGGCGGATGCGTTGCCGGCCTTCTTCCGCGCGCCGCCACCGTCGGACTTGTTGCCGGTGGCACCTTCGCTGCCATAGCGCAACGGATCCACCGGGCCGCGCGCCCCGACCGGCACATACTCATACAGCGCGGTGACCTGATGGCCGGCGCCGATGTCACCGGCATCCACCTGGTCGTTGTTGAAGTCCTCGCGCTTGAGTGCATGCAACTCGAAGCCGATGAGGCGGTAGGCCTGGACGTTCGCCGGATTGAATTCGACCTGCAGCTTCAGATCCTGGGCGATGGTGGCCAGGGTGGAGGTCATCTCGTTGACCAGCACCTTGTGGGCTTCCTGCAGCGAGTCCAGGTAGTGATAGCTGCCGTCGCCGACGTCGGCCAGCTTCTTCATCAGGGCTTCGTTGTAGTTGCTGTCGCCCACACCCAGGGTGGTCAGGCTGATGCCGCGCTTGCGCTCGCCCTCGACCAGGGCTTTGAGTTCGTTCGGGTCGGTGACGCCGATGTTGAGGTCACCATCGGTGGCCAGCAGCACCCGGTTGATCCCACTCTCCATCAGCGATTCACGCGCCTGCGCATAGGCCAGCCGCAGGCCGCCCTCGCCGTAGGTGCCGCCGCTGGCCACCAGTTGGCCGATGGCCGCATTGATGCGGTCCTTCTCATGTCCCGGGGTCGGTGGCAGCACGACGCGACTGCCGCTGGCATAGGTCACCAGGCTGACGCGGTCCACCGGCCGCAGTTGCGCGGTCAGCAGGCGCAGCGCCGATTGCACCAGCGGCAGACGGTCCTGCGGCCCCATGGAGCCGGAGACATCCACCAGGAACACCAGGTTGGCCGGCGGCAGGCTGGCTTTGGCCACGTCCTTGCCCTTGATCGCGATGCGGATCAGGCCGCGCTCCGCTTGCCAGGGCGAGGCCATTACCTGGGCGCGAACCTTGAACGGATCGCGCTCGCCGGCCTCCGGGCCGGGGGCGTCGAAGCCGAAGTAGTTGACCAGTTCCTCGACCCGCACCGCATCCTTGGGCGGCAGCTGGCCGCGATTGATGAAGCGGCGGACGTTGGCATAGCTGCCGGTGTCCACGCTGGCGCTGAAGGTGGAGACCGGCTGCTCGGCGGTGGCCTGCCAGCCGTTGTCGGAAAACGCGGTGTACTTGGCGGTGTCCGGCGCCGGCGCCCGCGGCAGGATCGCCATCGAGTGCATCGGGGCGGGCATGCCGGCCATGACCGGGGCCGGCGCCATGGGGGCCGATGGCATCGGCGGGGGCATGTCTTGCCTCAGACGGTCGGACCCGCAACCGATCAGGGCGAATGCCCCCGCGGCCATGACCAGGGCCGGAGCGGCCTTGAGGCGCAGTCCGGCAAGACCGCGGCGCAGGGCCGACGGCGAATGGGTGAATCTCATTGGTGTCTCTCCCTCGTGATGATCACACCGGGTGGCCGCGCAGGCGGGCGCGTCGGTCCCCGCGCGCGACGCCGCGGGTCAGCAGGCGGCGCGGATCCGGTTGAAGCCACAACGCGGGCGCGGCAGCCACGTTGACAGGGTGAGCGATGACCGGCGTCGAGGCCGGCGGGCAGGGGCGTCAGGTCTGCACTTCCAGGGTGGGTGCGGTCGGAGGTAAACTCCCGCCCTTCACCGTATTTCCGACGCTGCTCAAAGCGCCGGGCCCCTTGGTGGGCTGTGGCTGGCGAGTCTGTGCCTTCGGGTGGGTGTTACTTCAGTTCATTACCGGAGCCAACATGGGCAACAAGATCATCACCGAAGCCGACCGTCGCGCTTCTCCCCGTCCCGTCGCCCCCAAGGGCGTCACGCTGACCGCCGGTCGCGGCCAGAAGCGCAGCCTGGAGCGCGGCTCGCACACCCGCAGCAAGAAGAACCCGGGCAAGCGTCCGCACTCGGGTTGAGTTCCGACGGGACCCTGGTCCCGGCTGAACCCAAAAAACAGGCCCGTTTGCACGGGCCTGTTTTGTTTCTTCCCGGCCATCGCCGGCCTGCTTTTCTGCTCGATCAATCGCCATGATCCGCATCAACGAACTCCGCCTCCCGCTCCATCATCCGGAAGACGCCCTGCGCCCGGCCGTGGTGGCCCGGCTGGGCATTCCCGACGACCAACTCCAGGCGTTCACCGTCTTCAAGCGCAGCTACGACGCCCGCAAGAAGACCGCGATGGTGCTGATCTACAGCATCGACGCCGACATCGGCGATGCCGCCGCCGAGGCTGCGCTGCTCCAGCGCCTGCAAGGCGACGCGCACATCAAGCCGTCCCCCGACACCCATTACCGTTTCGTCGGCCATGCGCCGGCGGACTTCCATGCCCCCGACCGCCCCCGACCGATCGTCATCGGCTTCGGCCCCTGCGGCATCTTCGCGGCGCTGATCCTGGCCCAGATGGGCCTTCGTCCGATCG
The Roseateles amylovorans genome window above contains:
- a CDS encoding vWA domain-containing protein, encoding MRFTHSPSALRRGLAGLRLKAAPALVMAAGAFALIGCGSDRLRQDMPPPMPSAPMAPAPVMAGMPAPMHSMAILPRAPAPDTAKYTAFSDNGWQATAEQPVSTFSASVDTGSYANVRRFINRGQLPPKDAVRVEELVNYFGFDAPGPEAGERDPFKVRAQVMASPWQAERGLIRIAIKGKDVAKASLPPANLVFLVDVSGSMGPQDRLPLVQSALRLLTAQLRPVDRVSLVTYASGSRVVLPPTPGHEKDRINAAIGQLVASGGTYGEGGLRLAYAQARESLMESGINRVLLATDGDLNIGVTDPNELKALVEGERKRGISLTTLGVGDSNYNEALMKKLADVGDGSYHYLDSLQEAHKVLVNEMTSTLATIAQDLKLQVEFNPANVQAYRLIGFELHALKREDFNNDQVDAGDIGAGHQVTALYEYVPVGARGPVDPLRYGSEGATGNKSDGGGARKKAGNASADKAEELAWIKLRYKSPGQTESQLVALPVLKPTVLPALAAQDADTRFAVAVAGWGQWLRGSPLIGDYGPDQFVPLARGARGEDRFGHRAEFTRLAELSATLKR